The proteins below come from a single Hemibagrus wyckioides isolate EC202008001 linkage group LG22, SWU_Hwy_1.0, whole genome shotgun sequence genomic window:
- the ube3b gene encoding ubiquitin-protein ligase E3B: MFSATQTSKSQFLDKARLAREERKGQKERERAATQIQALVRRFICRCRLQRDIRKEVDEFFTAGETGTAKRNALSIFKIARKLLFIFNKDDKVRFEKLCRMILSSMEAENESKVWYVSLALSKDLTIPWLKQVKDVLWLSCEFLKKLKPDILQDNKLVTLYLTMLITFTDTSTWKIVRGKGEGLKPALNRICENIMGHLNQKGFYSVLQILLTNGLARSRPSLSKGTLTAIFTLSLRPVIAAHFSDNLLRSFLLHIMSVPAVISHLNTLTPDCMVTIQTHDLMRKFILFLSREEQCLDICVCLEGSHTLCLLGNLIQLGYLNVKVLEQEAGHFVRDLTDMLSYCQRYVSQKKSNLTHWHPVLGWFSQTVDYGLNESMPLVTRQLQCLWGVPVICTLFCDVLSKKLEVQEPAPPPPQPTTAQNNLPVKNLFKRAFQKSASVRNILKPVGGKRVDSAEVQKVCGVCVLYQTALTTLTQIRLQILTGLTYLDDLLPKLWAFICELGPQGGLKLFLECLNNDTDESKQLLAMLMLFCDCSRHLITILDDIEVYEEQISFKMEELITISSFLNTFVYKMIWDGILENAKGEKLDLFHSVHGWLMVLYERDCRRRFTPDEHWLRKDLKPSLLFQELDKGKKRAQLLLQYIPHVIPHKNRVLLFRNIVTKEKETLGLVETSSASPHVTHITIRRSRMLEDGYDQLRRLPVNSIKGVIRVKFVNDLGVDEAGIDQDGVFKEFLEEIIKKVFNPALNLFKTTSGNERLYPSPTSSLHENHLQLFEFVGKMLGKALYEGIVVDVPFASFFLSQVLGHHHSSFYSSIDELPSLDSEFYKNLTSIKRYDGDVSDLGLTLSYDEDVMGQLVCHELIPGGKTISVTNENKISYIHLMAHFRMHTQIKEQTGAFIRGFRSIINPEWLHMFSTPEVQRLISGDNAEIDLDDLKKHTVYYGGFHSSHRVIIWLWDILSSDFTPEERAMFLKFVTSCSRPPLLGFAYLKPPFSIRCVEVSDDQDTGDTLGSVLRGFFTIRKKEPGGRLPTSSTCFNLLKLPNYSKKSILRDKLRYAISMNTGFELS; this comes from the exons ATGTTCAGCGCGACGCAGACGTCCAAGTCTCAGTTCCTGGATAAAGCGCGTCTGGCGCGGGAGGAGAGGAAGGggcagaaggagagagagagagcggccACACAGATCCAGGCACTGGTGCGCAGGTTCATCTGTCGCTGCAGACTGCAGAGAGACATCAG gaaagAGGTGGACGAGTTCTTCACAGCCGGAGAAACAGGAACCGCTAAGAGGAACGCGCTGTCCATCTTCAAAATCGCCAGgaaattattattcatattcaaCAAAGATGATAAAGTG AGGTTTGAGAAACTCTGCAGGATGATTCTGAGCAGCATGGAGGCTGAAAACGAGTCTAAA GTCTGGTATGTTTCTCTGGCGCTTTCTAAAGATCTGACCATCCCCTGGCTCAAACAGGTCAAAGACGTGCTCTGGCTCTCCTGCGAGTTCCTCAAAAAACTCAAG cCGGACATCTTGCAGGATAATAAATTagtgactctgtatctgacGATGCTCATCACCTTCACCGACACGTCCACGTGGAAAATAGTGCGAGGGaaag GTGAGGGGCTGAAGCCTGCCTTAAACAGGATCTGTGAGAACATCATGGGTCACCTCAATCAGAAGGGCTTCTACTCCGTTCTGCAG ATTTTATTAACCAATGGCCTGGCGAGGTCCAGACCCTCTCTCTCTAAAGGCACGCTCACGGCCATCTTCACCCTGTCACTCAG accCGTCATAGCAGCACATTTCTCTGATAACCTGCTGAGATCTTTCCTCCTCCACATCATGTCCGTCCCTGCCGTCATCTCCCATCTCAACACGCTCACTCCAGAC TGCATGGTCACTATCCAGACTCATGATCTGATGAGGAAGTTTATCTTGTTCCTGAGTCGAGAAGAGCAGTGTTTAGacatctgtgtctgtctggaGGGAAGTCATACACTCTGCTTACTGG gtaaccTGATACAGCTGGGTTACCTGAATGTAAAGGTGCTGGAGCAGGAGGCCGGTCACTTTGTGAGAGATCTGACAGACATGTTGTCCTACTGCCAGAGATACGTCTCTCAGAAAAAGTCCAACCTCACACACTGGCACCCGGTGCTGGGCTGGTTCTCCCAGACTGTCGACTACgg GCTGAATGAGTCGATGCCGCTGGTGACGAGGCAGCTGCAGTGTCTTTGGGGTGTTCCTGTGATCTGCACACTCTTCTGTGACGTCCTCAGCAAAAAACTGGAGGTGCAAGAGCCcgcccctcctcctcctcagccaACCACAGCTCAGAACAACCTGCCTGTCAAAA ATCTGTTTAAGCGAGCTTTTCAGAAGTCTGCGTCGGTCCGGAACATTCTGAAGCCGGTCGGGGGGAAGAGGGTGGACTCGGCCGAGGTGCAGAaagtgtgcggtgtgtgtgtgctgtatcaGACGGCcctcaccacactcacacagatcCGCCTGCAGATCCTCAcag GTCTGACATATCTGGACGATCTGCTGCCGAAGCTGTGGGCGTTCATCTGTGAGCTCGGACCTCAGGGAGGACTCAAACTGTTTCTCGAGTGTCTCAACAACGACACAGATGAGTCCAAACAGCTGCTCGCCATGCTCATGCTCTTCTGTGACTGCTCACGACACCTGATCAc GATCTTGGATGATATTGAGGTTTATGAGGAGCAGATTTCCTTTAAGATGGAGGAGCTCATCACCATCTCTTCCTTCCTAAACAcctttgtgtataaaatgatcTGGGACGGCATTCTAG AGAATGCGAAAGGGGAGAAGCTGGACCTGTTCCACAGTGTGCACGGCTGGCTGATGGTGCTGTATGAGAGAGACTGTCGCAGGAGATTCACACCTGATGAACACTGGCTGCGCAA ggatCTGAAACCTAGTCTGCTGTTCCAAGAGCTGGACAAGGGCAAGAAGAGAGCTCAGCTGCTGCTGCAGTACATCCCTCACGTCATTCCACACAAAAAC AGGGTTCTGTTGTTTCGGAACATCGTGACGAAAGAAAAGGAGACCCTGGGATTGGTCGAGACAAGCTCCGCCTCCCCACACGTGACACACATAACTATTCGACGCTCTCGCATGCTTGAG GATGGTTATGACCAGTTGCGTAGGCTGCCTGTGAACTCCATTAAAGGTGTGATCCGTGTGAAGTTTGTGAATGACCTGGGGGTGGACGAGGCTGGGATCGATCAGGACGGAGTGTTTAAAGAGTTTTTGGAAGAGATCATTAAGAAGGTCTTCAACCCTGCGCTCAACCTGTTCAAG ACGACCAGTGGGAACGAGCGCCTGTACCCCTCACCCACGTCCAGCCTCCATGAGAACCACCTGCAGCTCTTTGAGTTTGTGGGTAAGATGCTGGGTAAGGCCCTGTACGAGGGCATCGTGGTGGACGTCCCCTTCGCCTCGTTCTTCCTCAGTCAGGTGCTCGGACACCATCACAGCTCCTTCTACAGCTCCATCGACGAGCTGCCTTCACTCGACTCCGAGTTCTACAAGAACCTCACCTCCATTAAG CGTTACGATGGTGATGTCAGTGATCTGGGTTTGACTTTATCCTATGATGAGGATGTGATGGGGCAG TTAGTGTGTCATGAGTTGATTCCGGGAGGAAAGACCATTTCTGTTACTAACGAAAACAA gatCAGCTACATCCACCTGATGGCACATTTCCGGATGCACACACAGATAAAGGAGCAGACCGGAGCGTTTATCCGTGGTTTCCGCAGCATCATTAACCCTGAGTGGCTGCACATGTTCTCCACTCCTGAGGTGCAGCGGCTCATCTCAGGGGACAATGCGGAGATCGACCTGGACGACCTCAA AAAGCACACTGTGTACTACGGTGGCTTCCACAGCAGCCACAGGGTCATCATCTGGCTGTGGGACATCCTGTCCAGTGACTTCACTCCTGAAGAGAGGGCTATGTTCCTCAAG TTTGTCACCAGCTGTTCCAGACCTCCTCTGTTGGGTTTCGCCTATCTCAAACCTCCCTTCTCCATCCGCTGTGTGGAAGTGTCCGATGACCAG gacaCGGGGGACACTCTGGGCAGCGTGCTCCGTGGTTTCTTCACAATACGTAAGAAAGAGCCGGGAGGACGTCTGcccacctcctccacctgctTCAACCTGCTCAAGCTGCCCAACTACAGCAAGAAGAGCATCCTCAGAGACAAACTCCGCTACGCCATCAGCATGAACACGGGCTTCGAGCTCTcttaa
- the kctd10 gene encoding BTB/POZ domain-containing adapter for CUL3-mediated RhoA degradation protein 3, translating to MEEMSGESAVSSAVPAATTRTTSFKGSSPSSKYVKLNVGGALYYTTMQTLTKQDTMLKAMFSGRMEVLTDSEGWILIDRCGKHFGTVLNYLRDGVVPLPESRRETEELLAEAKYYLVQGLVDECQAALQNKDAYEPFCKVPLVTSPKEEQKLIATSNKPTVKLLYNRSNNKYSYTSNSDDNMLKNIELFDKLSLRFNGRVLFIKDVIGDEICCWSFYGQGRKIAEVCCTSIVYATEKKQTKVEFPEARIYEETLNILLYECQDGRGPDNALLEATGGAAGRSHHLDEDEERERVDRVRRIHIKRPDDRTHHHQ from the exons ATG gaagAGATGTCAGGAGAGAGTGCTGTGAGCTCGGCTGTGCCGGCCGCGACGACCCGGACCACCTCGTTCAAGGGGTCGAGTCCGAGCTCCAAGTACGTGAAGCTGAATGTGGGCGGAGCTCTTTACTACACCACCATGCAGACCCTGACCAAGCAGGACACCATGCTGAAGGCCATGTTCAGCGGCCGCATGGAGGTGCTGACTGACAGCGAAg GATGGATCCTGATTGATCGATGTGGGAAACACTTCGGCACTGTGCTGAATTACCTGCGTGACGGCGTGGTGCCTCTGCctgagagcaggagagagacagaggagctGCTGGCTGAAGCCAAGTACTACCTGGTGCAGGGTCTAGTGGACGAGTGTCAGGCTGcactgcag AATAAAGATGCCTATGAACCCTTCTGCAAAGTACCCTTGGTGACATCACCTAAGGAAGAGCAGAAACTCATCGCCACATCGAATAAG CCCACCGTTAAACTGCTGTACAACAGGAGCAACAATAAATACTCCTACACCAG TAACTCGGACGACAACATGCTGAAGAACATCGAGCTGTTCGATAAGCTGTCTCTGCGCTTTAACGGCCGAGTGCTCTTCATTAAAGACGTGATCGGAGACGAGATCTGCTGCTGGTCATTTTACGGGCAGGGCAGGAAGATCGCAGAGGTGTGCTGCACCTCCATCGTCTACGCTACTGAGAAGAAGCAGACCAAG GTCGAGTTCCCTGAAGCACGGATCTATGAGGAGACGCTGAACATCCTGCTGTACGAGTGTCAGGACGGCCGCGGGCCAGACAACGCGCTGCTGGAGGCCACAGGGGGCGCTGCGGGACGCTCACACCACCTGGACGAGGACGAGGAGCGTGAACGCGTGGACCGTGTGCGCAGGATCCACATCAAACGACCCGATGACCGCACGCATCACCACCAGTGA